The genome window GGGAATGTAGAGTGCTGGAGAAAGGTTTGTAGCTGAATTTGCCACGATAAGACCATAGCGAAGAAGAATAACGATAACCAGAAGAATGAAGAAATCGGCAGCAAGGCGAATAAAACGTTTGATAGTTGGAGAAGGAATACGATCTACAACGAAATCCAATCCGATATGTTCGTTATATCCATAAGCAAGAACAGCTCCAAGAAACGAAACCCAGATAAAAATAAAACGAGAAAGTTCATCTGCCCAACTGAGGGAGCTGTTAAGAACGTAACGACAAAAAACATTAACTCCTACTATAATGAAAAGAGAAAGGGTAAGAATGATGAGAAAAGCTTTATAAGCTTTTAGTAGCGTTTGAAATATCTTTTGCACAGGTTGCCCTCCTTAATCATCAAGTAAGGGGAGGATATCTCCGCCATTTTTC of Aminobacterium sp. MB27-C1 contains these proteins:
- a CDS encoding TRAP transporter small permease, which gives rise to MQKIFQTLLKAYKAFLIILTLSLFIIVGVNVFCRYVLNSSLSWADELSRFIFIWVSFLGAVLAYGYNEHIGLDFVVDRIPSPTIKRFIRLAADFFILLVIVILLRYGLIVANSATNLSPALYIPMKWVYIIAPVSAFMMLIINICKIYEHLALLLGWKRSEA